The genomic DNA CGCTGGAAAAGGGGATTATCTCTACGAATGTGAGGTGTATTCATCTAGCACTGGTGCATGGAGGGGCATCGGCCCTGTGCTTCATCTTCCAATGTATGTTTGTTTCAGTCCACACAGATCCGGTCATGTCTTTGCAGGAGGGAAGATCTACTGGCTGGTTTCTCTGGAAGATCCTGCAGGTATAATGCTCTCTGTGGATATGGAGGAGAACTTCGAAGTTATGGAGCTGCCTTACTATTCAACAGAGCTGCGTGAAGAAGACAGGATAACAGTTGCTACGTATCTGATAAACCTGGGAGGATCTCCGTCACTGGTAGTTCTACATGCGGATTACTTTGACGTATGGGAGTGGAAAGAAGCTAGTTGGGTATTTGTAATCGCAGATGAGTTTGATTTCATGGACTTTGCTGAAATTGTATTATTCATGACCTCGTCAGAGAAGGAGATCCTGTTTGTGACTGACTCGCACTTGTGGACTTATCATTTGGATACTAGAAAGTGGAAAAAAAGGGGCAGGCCTCCTACTCGATTTACGAATCCTGCTATCTTCCCCT from Brassica oleracea var. oleracea cultivar TO1000 unplaced genomic scaffold, BOL UnpScaffold03767, whole genome shotgun sequence includes the following:
- the LOC106321899 gene encoding uncharacterized protein LOC106321899, which encodes MKLYLLKPGKFNYRHHATVDPPGRSADHHMHMIASFNGLVCCINQLSDEHEVDYQIWICNPSTEETLLLPQGRPSVWTEPSIGVAYGPDISEYKIFRIFCVGKRNAGKGDYLYECEVYSSSTGAWRGIGPVLHLPMYVCFSPHRSGHVFAGGKIYWLVSLEDPAGIMLSVDMEENFEVMELPYYSTELREEDRITVATYLINLGGSPSLVVLHADYFDVWEWKEASWVFVIADEFDFMDFAEIVLFMTSSEKEILFVTDSHLWTYHLDTRKWKKRGRPPTRFTNPAIFPFTESLLP